One part of the Brevundimonas subvibrioides ATCC 15264 genome encodes these proteins:
- a CDS encoding DUF3298 and DUF4163 domain-containing protein yields the protein MTVPIRVLVISLALSATLAGCNRDKPAETAATAPAAGALVTPAEAAAPMAYESKTPYAEVSLSLPVALKTQPDLHAALYARTVADLREFTEGAQADRTEAGGDPGMGPYDKSIEVTPGAETGKLFSLVRTDSEFTGGAHPNASFLSILWDKALKREITVADLFTKGANLSALDTALCAAINAEKKKRDPAAQTVSLTGGDWTCPRAATTPFVLAQGVTPGKAGGLVFLIAPYLVGPYAEGTFEITVPQSAFRGLVAPAYADEFGGEPKPAAA from the coding sequence ATGACCGTCCCCATCCGTGTCCTCGTCATCAGTCTGGCCTTGAGCGCCACCCTGGCCGGGTGCAATCGCGACAAGCCCGCCGAGACCGCCGCCACCGCGCCCGCCGCCGGGGCTCTGGTCACCCCGGCCGAGGCGGCCGCGCCGATGGCCTATGAGTCCAAGACGCCCTATGCCGAGGTCAGCCTGAGCCTGCCCGTCGCCCTCAAAACCCAGCCCGACCTGCACGCCGCCCTCTATGCCCGCACCGTCGCGGACCTGCGCGAGTTCACCGAGGGTGCCCAGGCCGACCGGACCGAGGCCGGGGGCGATCCTGGCATGGGGCCCTACGACAAGTCGATCGAGGTCACGCCGGGGGCCGAGACCGGCAAGCTGTTTAGCCTGGTCCGCACCGACAGCGAGTTCACCGGCGGGGCACACCCCAACGCGTCCTTCCTGTCGATCCTGTGGGACAAGGCGCTGAAGCGCGAGATCACGGTCGCCGACCTGTTCACCAAGGGAGCCAATCTGTCGGCGCTCGACACCGCCCTGTGCGCCGCCATCAATGCCGAGAAGAAGAAGCGCGATCCGGCGGCCCAGACCGTGTCCCTGACCGGCGGCGACTGGACCTGCCCCAGGGCCGCGACCACGCCCTTCGTGCTGGCGCAAGGCGTGACGCCGGGCAAGGCGGGCGGCCTGGTCTTCCTGATCGCCCCCTATCTGGTCGGCCCCTATGCCGAGGGCACCTTCGAGATCACCGTGCCGCAGAGCGCGTTCCGCGGCCTGGTCGCCCCGGCCTATGCGGATGAGTTCGGCGGCGAGCCCAAGCCCGCCGCCGCCTGA
- a CDS encoding UbiA family prenyltransferase: MSTPLPDAGRNWVDARAPEALKPWLKLGRFDRPIGIWLLLLPGWQGIALALAHFRLVPSTYVLWLIVGFGLGACLMRAAGCAFNDIVDRDIDARVARTAARPIPSGRISVKQAWAFLIACSLISLVILLTLDLAALLLGIGSLALVAAYPFMKRITWWPQAWLGLTFNWGALMGYAAATGGLPMAVWAFEELRLPEGQFFYEYGAAQGFTGDMTVAAVLLYLGGVFWTLGYDTIYALQDIEDDAMVGVKSTARRLGKDVRRGVALFYGLATLCAAAAGLAAGLGAGFFVVLVAYAAHLAWQVRTLVPEDGALALRLFKSNREAGLILLAAIAAGGLTLSL, encoded by the coding sequence ATGTCCACGCCCCTTCCCGATGCCGGTCGAAACTGGGTCGATGCCCGCGCGCCCGAGGCCCTGAAGCCCTGGCTGAAGCTGGGCCGGTTCGACCGGCCGATCGGCATCTGGCTGCTGTTGCTGCCGGGCTGGCAGGGGATCGCGCTGGCGCTGGCGCATTTTCGGCTGGTTCCGTCCACGTATGTTCTGTGGCTCATCGTCGGCTTCGGTCTCGGGGCTTGCCTGATGCGGGCGGCAGGGTGCGCGTTCAACGACATCGTCGATCGCGACATCGATGCGCGGGTCGCCCGCACGGCGGCGCGGCCGATCCCGTCGGGCCGGATCAGCGTGAAACAGGCCTGGGCATTCCTGATCGCGTGCAGTCTGATCAGCCTCGTCATTTTGCTGACGTTGGACTTGGCGGCGCTGCTGCTGGGAATCGGGTCGTTGGCGCTGGTCGCGGCCTACCCGTTCATGAAGCGGATCACCTGGTGGCCGCAGGCGTGGCTGGGGCTGACGTTCAACTGGGGAGCGCTGATGGGCTATGCGGCGGCGACCGGCGGTCTTCCTATGGCAGTCTGGGCATTCGAAGAACTCCGGCTTCCGGAGGGTCAGTTCTTCTACGAGTACGGAGCGGCGCAAGGGTTTACGGGCGACATGACCGTGGCAGCCGTCCTGCTCTACCTCGGCGGCGTGTTCTGGACGCTCGGCTACGACACCATCTACGCCCTGCAGGACATCGAGGACGACGCCATGGTCGGGGTGAAGTCCACCGCCCGGCGGCTGGGCAAGGACGTCCGGCGGGGCGTGGCGCTGTTCTATGGGCTGGCGACCCTGTGCGCGGCGGCGGCGGGGCTCGCGGCCGGGCTCGGCGCGGGCTTCTTCGTCGTACTGGTCGCCTATGCCGCCCACCTCGCCTGGCAGGTGCGGACGCTCGTGCCTGAGGACGGAGCCCTGGCCCTCCGGCTGTTCAAGTCCAACCGCGAGGCCGGATTGATCCTGCTGGCGGCGATCGCCGCGGGTGGGCTAACACTCTCGCTCTGA
- a CDS encoding YkgB family protein → MTTPSALDARAALRVAVVLIFLVFGYMKFLPYEAEGVQGIAATYWLFGWMYPLLGVQGASNVIGILEVSAGVLIALGGRFPLAGLVGGLMGVATFLVTLSFFFTAPGIVEPGYAFPALGGTGQFLAKDIGLLAICVFLALDARQRLTQATT, encoded by the coding sequence ATGACCACGCCGTCCGCCCTCGATGCCCGCGCTGCCCTGCGTGTGGCGGTCGTGCTGATTTTCCTGGTCTTCGGCTACATGAAGTTCCTGCCCTATGAGGCCGAGGGCGTGCAGGGCATCGCCGCCACCTACTGGCTGTTCGGCTGGATGTATCCGCTGCTGGGGGTCCAGGGCGCGTCGAACGTGATCGGAATCCTCGAGGTCTCGGCCGGGGTGCTGATCGCGCTGGGCGGCCGGTTCCCGCTGGCCGGGCTGGTCGGCGGGCTGATGGGGGTGGCGACCTTCCTGGTCACCCTGAGCTTCTTCTTCACCGCCCCGGGCATCGTCGAGCCGGGCTATGCCTTCCCGGCGCTGGGCGGGACGGGTCAGTTCCTGGCCAAGGACATCGGCCTGCTGGCCATCTGCGTGTTCCTGGCGCTCGACGCGCGGCAAAGACTGACACAAGCGACGACCTGA
- a CDS encoding DMT family transporter: protein MNFAPYIAMLAVVLAGGATALQAPTNARLAQAVASPVNAAFISFAVGTAALGIVAAILHTRPDMVATRGLPAYAWFGGLYGAIFVVAAAWAVPRLGVAMTITLMVAGQLLLSLVLDHFGALGVPQNPISLTRVAGVALVIAGVLLVRRG from the coding sequence ATGAACTTCGCCCCCTATATCGCCATGCTGGCCGTCGTCCTGGCCGGCGGCGCGACGGCGCTGCAGGCCCCGACCAACGCGCGGCTCGCCCAGGCCGTCGCCAGCCCCGTCAATGCGGCCTTCATCTCCTTCGCGGTCGGGACGGCGGCGCTGGGGATCGTAGCGGCCATCCTGCACACGCGGCCGGACATGGTCGCGACCCGGGGCCTGCCCGCCTATGCCTGGTTCGGCGGACTGTACGGCGCGATCTTCGTCGTGGCGGCGGCCTGGGCCGTGCCCCGGCTGGGGGTCGCGATGACCATCACCCTGATGGTGGCGGGCCAGTTGCTGCTGAGCCTGGTGCTCGACCATTTCGGCGCCCTGGGCGTGCCGCAGAACCCGATCAGCCTGACGCGCGTCGCCGGGGTCGCCCTGGTCATCGCCGGCGTCCTGCTGGTCCGGCGGGGCTGA
- a CDS encoding NUDIX domain-containing protein: MAWRTRIEPFTRPLFFAFSRATRGMTLGVRAVAVDDRGRVMLVKHTYLAGWWLPGGGVDRGETCLDAAARELFEETGLRATEPGRLLSLHSNERFFRGDHVAVYRFEAFTPGDLTHHGEIAETGWFDPLDLPHDAHRSTVARMAEIFGGAPVDPNW; this comes from the coding sequence ATGGCCTGGCGCACCCGAATCGAGCCGTTTACCCGTCCGCTGTTCTTCGCCTTTTCTCGGGCGACACGGGGCATGACCTTGGGCGTGCGGGCTGTCGCCGTCGACGACCGGGGTCGGGTCATGCTGGTGAAACACACCTATCTTGCGGGTTGGTGGCTGCCGGGGGGCGGAGTCGACCGGGGCGAGACCTGTCTGGACGCCGCCGCCCGCGAACTGTTCGAGGAGACGGGTCTGCGGGCCACCGAGCCGGGCCGGCTGCTGTCGCTGCATTCCAACGAGCGGTTCTTTCGCGGGGATCACGTCGCGGTCTATCGCTTCGAGGCCTTCACGCCCGGTGACCTGACCCATCACGGCGAGATCGCCGAGACCGGCTGGTTCGATCCGCTGGACCTGCCCCACGACGCCCACCGGTCCACCGTCGCGCGCATGGCCGAGATCTTCGGCGGCGCGCCCGTCGATCCGAACTGGTAG